The DNA segment CGTCCGTCTCGCCCGACGACGCCGACGACTCCCAGACGAGGGTGCCGGTACACCGCGTGTCGAGGTCGTTGTGAACGAGGACATCACTCTCGGCGGCGCTCGGATCGGCAAGCGTCGCCTGCACCGGCTCGAATGCAGTCTCGAGCGCGTCGAACGCTTGCTTGGGATCGCCCTCGGCGCCGAGGACACCCATCCCCGCGTCGCTGGTGTCCCGGAGCGCGTACACCGCCAGAATCGACGTCCCCTCGTTTCGGAGCCCTTCCGCGACGCGCTTCAGGGTGTGTGCCTGGTACCGCTGTGAGGCCTCGGCCCCGCCGTCGACGTGGCTGTCGTGGATGCGCCGGTCGAAGCCAGCGAGTTCCGTGGGGTCGTCGATCGCGAGCGCGCCGGCCCCGAACTCGGCGACGACGTCGCTGTTCAGGAACCGTCCCACGTCGTCGGCGCGGCCGTAGCGCCAGCCGGGGTACAGCGTCGCGGCGTCCGTTTCGATCCCGGGCGGACCGACTACGGGAAACGCGAGTACCGACGACGGGAGCGCCTCGGCGATCTCGCGAGCGTTCGCGTCGTCGTAGCTCGCTCGCCAGGCCCGCCAGCGAAACCGCAGCCGGTCGAGTAATCCGGAGCCGAGTGGCGTCTCGAACGGATCGACCGGATCGTCGTGGACGCCGACCGCCGCCAGCGACGCCGCGTGACCGTAGTGTTCGATCAACGCCGACGCCAGTGTTTGGCCGCGTTCGACCGCCGGCGTCACGTCGCCCGTCAGCGGCAGATCCGCCCACAGCAGGACGCCCTCGCGCTCGCAGGCTTCGAGCACCGCTCGTGAGGGGACGTGTGCGTGTGTCCGGACGAGATTCGCGTTCGCCTCGGCCGCGCGGGTGACGTCGTCCGTGGTGGCATCGAGCAGGTTGACGCCGCGCAGCGTCGTCTCCGTTCCGTTGACGGTCAGAGTCTCGTCGACGTAGCGAACGTCGGCGAAGCCGGTCGTGACGGTCGTCTCCATTCCCTCAATTTTTGCGACCACGTCGTAGCGATTCTGGGCGCCGAGATCGGCCGGCCACCACAGCGACGGATCGCGCATCTCGACGGTGTGTTCGACCGTGACACGCTCGCCGGCGTCGGCTTCGATCGGCGTCCGTTCCATCATGCCCCGGCCACGGCTCCTGTCCGCCGGGCGGACGGAGACGGTCAGCCGGTCGTCGATCGGTTGGTCCGCGACGATCGTCGCACGAACGTCGATCAGCCCCCGATCGTCTTCGAGTCGGGGCGTCACATCGACTCGGTCGATGTAGGTGCCCGGATAGCGTCTGAGCGTCGCGTCCCACCAGATCCCGGGGACGGATTCGGCCGCTGGGATCGCGTCCGTCCCGTATATCCCGCCGAACCCGTCGGCGGGACGGCGACAGACGACCCGTACGTCCGTCTCGCCGTCCGCATCGAGCCGTTCGTCGAGGGGGATTCGAAGCGGCACGAACGGTGCGTCGTGGGTCGTGACTCGCTGGCCGTCACACCAGACGGTTGCTTCGCCGTAACAGCCGCGCAACTCCAGGACGGCGTGAGCCATCGGCCCCGAGAGAGGGTCCTCGATGACGGTCCGATAGGCGACTGTGTCAGCTCCGGCGAACCGTGCGGGCCGCCCGGGCACGTCGACTGGCGTCCACGACTCCGGCTCCGGATAGGTTCCGTCGGACTCGACTTCGGCACCACGCCATTGCATATCCCCGACAGCGGTCGCCGATCGTATAAAAGAAACTGTCGGCCCCGACGCCAGCAGTGGATCCCCTTCGGGGACACACATCGGCTATCCGTCAGGTACCCGGTGCGATCCGGTGGCGGTATCCGGGCGGCCCCGGGACTTCGGAGCTACTGGAAACCGATCCGGCCCGAACCGCGCTGGCGGTCCATCTCCCGGCCGCCGCCGCGGAACTCGTCTTCCATCTGCTCGAAGTACTCCCTGATGTCGTCGTTGACCGTCGGGCGGACGCTTTCCAGTGCCGACCGGAAGTGTTGCATCTCGACTTCTTCGGCGTCGTCATCGTCCCGGAGCGCCTCGATAGCGGCCTCGCGGGCGATCGACTCCAGGTCCGAGCCGACGTAGCCTTCGGTGATTTCGGCGATCTCCCGTAGGCTGACATCCGGAGCCAACGGCGTGTCGTCGGTGTGGATCTTGAGGATCTGTTCGCGCCCGTCCGTGTCGGGCTCACCGATGTCGATCAGACGGTCGAACCGACCCGACCGTATGAGGGCGGGATCGATCATGTCCGGACGGTTGGTCGCGCCGATGACCATCACGTCCTCCATGTCTTCGAGGCCGTCCATCTCGGTCAGCAGCTGGTTGACCACGCGCTCGGAGACGTTCGAGCCGACGTCGCCGCCGCGCCCGGGTGCGAGGCTGTCCAGCTCGTCGAAGAAGATCACCGTCGGTGCGACCTGCCGGGCCTTCCGGAAGGTCTGACGGATGGCCTTCTCGCTCTCGCCGACCCACTTGCTGAGCAGCTGCGGCCCGCGCACGGAGATGAAGTTAGCGTCGGTCTCGTTGGCGACGGCCTTTGCCATCAGCGTCTTGCCAGTTCCAGGCGGCCCGTACAGTAAGACGCCGGCCGGCGGTTCGATCCCCATGCGCTCGAACTTCTCGGACTGGTTCATCGGCCACTCGATGCTCTCTTTGACCTGGCCTTTCGCGTCTTCGAGACCGCCGACGTCGTCCCAGGAGATCTTGGGCAGTTCGACCAGCACCTCCCGCATCGCGCTCGGGGAGACCTCGTTCAGCGCTCCGCGGAAGTCCTCACGCTTGATGATCATCCGGTCGATCAAACTCGGCGGGATGTCCTCCTCGTCGAGATCGATCTCCGGCAAGTAGCGACGCAACGCCTTCATCGCTGCCTCCTTGGTGAGGCTCTCGATGTCCGCGCCGACGAAGCCGTGCGTCTCGGCCGCGAGTCGTGGCAGTTCCACGTCATCGCTGAGGGGCATCCCGCGGGTGTGGATCTGCAGGATCTCCTCGCGACCGACCTCGTCGGGGACGCCGATCTCGATCTCCCGGTCGAACCGGCCGGGCCGCCGGAGGGCGGGATCGACGCTGTCGACCCGGTTCGTGGCCGCGATGACGATGACCTGGCCGCGCGATTCCAGCCCGTCCATCATCGTCAACAACTGGGCGACGACGCGCCGTTCGACTTCGCCGGTGACGTCCTCCCGTTTGGGCGCGATCGAGTCCAGTTCGTCGATGAAGATGATCGAGGGCGACTCCTCGGTCGCGTCCTCGAAGATCTCACGTAACTGTTGTTCGGACTCGCCGTAGTACTTCGAGATGATCTCAGGGCCAGCGATAGAGAAGAAACTGGCAGACGTCTCGTTGGCGACTGCCTTTGCAAGTAAGGTCTTGCCAGTCCCGGGCGGCCCGTGCAGCAGCACCCCCTGGGGCGGCTCGATCCCCAGTTTCTTGAAGATCTGGGGGTGCTTCATCGGGAGTTCGACCATCTCGCGGACGCGCTGTATCTCGTTCTGGAGGCCGCCGATGTCCTCGTAGGTGATGCCGCCGCCGGTCTTCTCGAATCCGGAGATCGGCTCTTCGCGCAACTCGACGTCGGTATCCTCGGTGATCAGTGCCACCCCATCGGGTTCGGTCTCGACGGCGATCAGCGGGATCGCCTGCCCGGGCGAGCGCATGAACGGATGGTTCGTCGAGGACATCACAGGGACGATGTCGCGCTCGACGACCGGCCGCTTGAGGATCTGTCGTTTGACCATCCCCGCCGCGTCCGAGCCGAACTGGACGCTGGCTTCCTCGGGCGGAGCGAGGACGAGCTTCTCCGCCTTCTCGGCCTCAGCCTTGCGGATCGTGACGCGCTCGCCGATCCCGACATCCGCGTTCTGACGGGTGAACCCGTCGATGCGCACAGTGTCGGTGTTCCAGTCCTGGCGGTCGGCCCGCCAGACCTTCGCGGCGGTCACGTCTCCGCCTTCGATCTCGATGATGTCACCAGGGGAGAGTTTGAGATGCAGGAGCGTATCAGGGTCGAGGCGCGCGATACCTCTACCCGAGTCGTTCGGGTATGCCTTCGCGACCTCTAGTTGGACTTCGTTCATAGTCGAGGGTCGATGTGTGACTCTGGGGCATGCCCGGAGATATGCTTTTTGCTCCAACGGGCTGATTCGCGGATACGAGACGCTTTTGCTGGTCGAGCTGACTCCGGTTTTGCTGTATCTGTCTCCCGAATGATCGTAAATCGAGTCGAAACCGTTGATCAGGATTCCGCATCAATTATTACGTCGGCGAGTAAACGCTGAGCCGGTGACAACAAATGCCGTTCTACGGCGGTAACGAACTCAGTCAGGTGTACGACGAGGCGCTGGAGGATGACTTCGGGCTGGTGGCCAGTAACGTCGCCGAGCCGGACGTGGCGATGGGACTCATGGACGGGGCTGCGTCCGTCGACTCGGACCTGCTCATCCAGATGAGTGCCGGTGCCTGTCGGTTCGCGGGCAACGGCGATGCCGAAGCCGGACTCCGGGCGATGGGCAACTACATCGAGACCATGGCCGAGCAGTACGACATCGGTGTGTTCCTCAACATGGACCACCAGACGGACATGGACTTCATCGAGATGCAGATCGAGAGCGATATCCCCTCCTCGATCATGATCGACGCCTCCCACGAGGACTTCGAGGAGAACATCCGCCAGTCCAAGCAGGTCGTCGACATGATCGAAGAGAAGGACGCCGACATCCTCGTCGAGGCGGAACTCGGCCAGATCAAGGGCGTCGAGGACGAGATCGTCGCCGAGGAGGCCTTCTACACGGACCCCGAGGACGCCGTCGAGTTCGTCGAGCGCACCGGCGCGGACCTGCTGGCGATCTCTGTCGGCACCCAGCACGGCGTCGCCAAGGGCAAGGATCTGGAACTGCGCCCGGACCTCGCCAGCGAGATCAGCGAGACGCTGGCCGATCACGGCCTGGAGATCCCGCTCGTGCTGCACGGCACCTCCGGGCTCCAGCCGGCCCAGGTCGAGGACATGATGGGACGGGGCATCTGCAAGATGAACAAGGACACCCGCTACCAGTACGAGTACACGCGGACGCTGTTCGACCACTACCTCGATCACAAAGACGAGATCGTCCCGCCGGAGGGCGTCGAGGACCAGCGCGACAGCTTCTACAACGACACTGAGTGGTCGCCCAACAAGGACCACTTCGACCCGCGCGTCGGCGGTCGACTCGTCCGCGAGCGCATCGAAGAGGTCCACGCCGACCTCGCGGAACTGTCGGGCTCGGCCGGCAATTCGATGTTCCCCGAGTAGAGACCTAGAAGAACTCCCGCAACTGCACGTCTTCTTTCGGCCACAGCGCTTCGAGCGTCGCGGCTGTCTCTCCCTCGCAATCCAGTCCACGCCCACGCACGTCTGCAACCGGGCGATAACCGACGAGTAACTGCGCGAGCGTCCCCGCGTCGACGGTCGCGTCCGGGTCGGCTTGGGTCGGTTCGCACGTCCCCGCGCCACCCTCGACAGACAGCTCGATCCGCGAGTGCACGTCGTCCGAATCCGGGAGTCGATCGTCGCCCATCGGATCAGTGACCTCGAAGACGACGCGAGCGGTGATCCCGTCGGGATAGGGACACGACTCCAGCGCGAGTGCCGGGTCCGTGACCCGGATCATCGGCCCGGCGTGGATCGAGCACGAGACGGCGTCCGGATCCGTGACCCTGTCCAGCAACGCGGCCTCCTCGGCGAGCGTGAGTTCGACCCGAGCGACCTGTGAGTCGTGGGTTCCGAGCAGGCCGAGCAGGTGATCCCGCGCGTCCCGATCGGCCGCCGAGAAGTCCTCGGCACGGAGCACGTCGTTTCCGCCTGCCGATTCGAACGCGTACGTGACGTACCCGCGAAGGTCGCTGCCGTCGCGCCAGGCGTAGGCCCACGGCGGATCGTCGCCGAAGGTGCGGTCGCGCCACCACTGTTCGCTCCGCTCCATCGACAGCGTCGTTCCCTCGCCGTGCGCGCGCTGGGCGCGTTCGAGCCGTTCCCAGTCGTCGGGACCGACGCGTTCGTAGGTGCCGCGGGCGGTCGTCCCCGCGGCCGCGAGTTGCTCAGGCGGGAGTTCGTAGGTAGTGTAGCGATCTGCGATCGCCCACCCAAACTGCCGGTAGAAGGCGTGTTCGAACGGCCACAGCGCCGCGAGTCCGAACCCGCGATCGCGCGATTCCGAAAGCAACCCCGCGAGGAGCCGCTTGACGTTACCAGAGCGGCGGTGCTCCGGCGGCGACGAGACGGCGGCGATCCCGCCGATCGTCGTCCGCGTCCCTCGAAGGCGAACGTTGAGTTCGTACAGCGCGCCCGTCGCGAGGAGTCGGTCGTTCTCGTAGAGCCCGTACCGATCCGCGATCCGGTCGGGTAGCTGATCGTCTAGCCCTGGACCGTCTTCAGGATTGAACGCGTATTCGATGAGTCGTCGGTAGCGATCGAAATCGGATTCGGGAACACGGCGAACGACCGGCATGCCACGTCGATGGTGTGGCTCTTACAAGACACTTCCCAACGCAGCGTACCGGTCACAGGAAGAAGAACGCGATCGCACCGCCGATCGTCGGAACCGCGCTCGCGATCCAGACCGGCCGGCTCCAGCGCATGACCTTCTTGCCGTCAAGCGGCCCGAACGGCAGCATATTGAACCCGGCCAGCAGGGCGTTGATGATCACGCCGAGATAGCCGATCGTGCCCAGCAGGCCGACTCCGGCGGCCTCACCGCCGATCCAGACGCCGGCGAAGACGGCGACCAGCGCGACGTTGACCGCCGGGCCGGCCAGCGCGATCAGTCCCTGTTCGCGGGCCGTGATCCGGCCACGGTGATAGACTGCGCCCGGCGCGGCAAACAGAAAGCCCGCGAAACCGGCCATCACAGCCAGAAAGAGCATGCTGTAGTCGGCTCGGAACTCCGCCAGCTGGCCGTAACGGACCGCGACGACCTTGTGGGCGAGTTCGTGCAGCAGGAACCCGATTCCGGCGGTGAGCATGCTGAGGACGAACCCGATACCCAGGACCGGGAGCACGTCTGCGGACGGCGTCCCACCGAGCAGCGACCGAAGGGCGCCGTTGAAATAGAAGGCGGTGAACGCCACGCCGAGAGCGACCCAGGCAACGGCGAGATCGCGAATCTCGCGGTCGCTAAATCGAATGTCCATCAGGAGATCACGTCCAGCACGATCCGGGCACCGTTCTCGACCCCGTCCAACATGAGGTCGACGATCCCGGTGATCCCGCCGACTTCCGCGGACATGTACGGGAGCACGACGAACACGAAGCCGTAGCTGGCGATCATGCTCCCGACGTTGGTCATCGCGACGATCGCGATCAATCGGAAGAGCGGCACGTCGGTCAACCGGTCGTACAGTTCGCCGATCGTGGCGTCCTCGTCGCTGACGATCTCGTTCAGCCTGGAGATGTCCCCGATGTTGACGTCGATGTATCGCAGTTCGACGTAGCCGGCAAACCAGCCCGGCGCGAGCAGCGGGTTGACGCTTGTCAGCCAGGCGATGCCGCCCCCGACAATCGCCGAGGGCCAGTGGGCACCCGCGAGCTTCGCCAGACTCAACGCGGCGATGCCGTTGACGAGGAACCAGGCGACGAACAGCCGGATCACCCACCCCTCTTTGGCGCCACCGAGCAACAGAAGTCCGAAGAAGACGGCGAACCCGACAGTAAAGAGGTAGCCGAAGGCCTTGTACAGCGAGAAGCGTTTCTGTTTGAGCGTCCCGGTGATCGACTCCATCGGCGGGAGCCGTTCGGGGTCGTCGAGATACGACTGGATGCCTGCGCGGTGACCGGCGCCGACGACGGCGACCACGTCGTAGCCCGCCTCCCGGAGTGCGACCAGCCGATGGGCGATAAAGGCGTCGCGCTCGTCGATCAGCGCCTCCGCACCGCCCGGCGAGAACTGGCGGAATTCCTCCATCATCGCCGAGACGACGTCCGTGTCGGTCAACTCCTCGATGTCGAACTCCTCGTACTCGGTGTCCGTATCGAGCGCGTACGCGAGTAGCGCGGCGATCGGCAGACCGACTACCAGCGCGACCGCTCCCGCGAGTAATGCCCCATCAGCCAGCGTGAGTAACGACCCGCCGACGAACGGGACCGCGTCCGCGAGACCGGGGGAGAGCAAGAGCGGTCCGGCGACGAGCTCAGCCCCGAGCGCGAGGAACGTTCCCAGGAACAGGCCGATGCCGAGTCCGGCCTGGAGAGTTCCGACCATACCGGCCAGCAGCCCGCCGAACATCGTGGCTTTCTCCCTCGTCGAGAGGCGCTGCCAGAAGCGCTGGATCGTCGTCTGGATGTCCCGATCGACCAGGGCGACGCCGATGTCGTGTGCTTCGGCGGTCTCGACGGCGGCCATCATATCCGCCCCGGGTTCGATGTCGAAGCGCTCGCCTAACCGGGTCTGAACGTACGACAGCATCCAGTACGCCAGAAACTGGAAGACGGTGTTGCCGTGCAAGAGGTCGCTGGCGTCGAGATCGTCGGGCGTCCCGCCTTTCATCTGTCGGTAGCGGCCCTCGTCGAGTTCGACCGCGACGATGTCCGGCTGTCTGTCGGCGATCGTCTCCTCGACCTCCTCGACGCTCGCCGAGGAGACGTGGGCCGTCCCGACGAGTTCGACGCTTCCGTCCCCGTCGGACGGCTCAGGCCGGCGGGCGCCAGTCTCACTGTCCGATGACAGTGAGCCAGTGGCTCCGGACTCCTCCGAACCCACCCCCGAGGTACCGTAATCACTCATCGACCCATAGTAGTGGGTCTGACTCTCTTACGGTTGTCGGAGTCGGCGGCTACGGCGACCCGCAGTATCACTCTCGCGGGACTGCGATGTTCCGCATCGCCGCCCCGCAGGACGGACACCGGAGATGGCTGTCCGTCGTCGTGATGCGCTTGCCACAACTGCAGCATTCGTATCGCGATTCGGTCGGAGTGTACGGGTCTTCTTTCAACACGCGTGTGACTGACTTACATGGAGATATAACCGTTTTGTGGAAACACTTGCCCAGATTACGGCAAAATATTAGGAATAATACGTTATTCAAGCCGAGAAGAAACGACGAACGTTTCCCGACGGTCGTCTGCACGGTCGGTCTCGAAGCCAGCTGACTCAAGAGCAGTCGCTGCCTCGTCGGCGTCGAACCGTTCGCCGAGTGGCGGGCCGCGTTCGCCCGTGCCAGCACTGCTCCAGTCAGCGATCCCGACGCGGGCACCAGGTCGGCAGACGCGTGCCAGTTCAGCAAGTGACGCCTCGCTTGCGAACTCGTGGTACGTCATTGTCGAAAAGACGCCATCCAGGGCGTCGTCTTCGAACGGAAGGTCAGCGACCTCCGCGGTCACCTGTTCGACGTTCGCGGGCAATCCTTTCTCCCGGTAGTGTTCGTGCATCGCTTCCTGGATGTCGACCGCATAGACATTCTCGACGTACGGGGCCACCTCGTCGGTGTAGAACCCGGTCCCGCTGCCGAGATCGGCGACGACTGCGTCGTCGTCCGGTCGAAATAGCGCAAGCAGTTCGTCGACTGAGACGTATTTGAATCGGGACTGGTCTTCGAGCCCGTCGGCCTGACTGCTATCGAACGTGTGAAATCCCATATCGAGCTAGCAGGGACGAGCGCGTTTATATGGGTTGATATCGGGAAATTTCGGAGATACTGAACTCACGTAGGCTCTCGGAGCACTCAAACAGGACACCAGTTGAAGTACGTGCAGCACGAGGCTCAGCCGGCAATCTGAAGAGGATGCCTTGCCATAGGGTACCTATGGCGACGATCGTGCCACCGACCAGGCGAGAATGTGAACGGTGTGGCCGTGTGGATGTCTGGGACGACGAGCAGATGAACTGGACGATCTCCGGGGAAGACGACGAGAAACGCGTCGGCAATCCCCAGTGTCTCCACGAGTGGGACATCAACGGCGAATACAACCCGTTCGATCCAGACGAATGAGCAGGGCTTACTTGTCGCTACAGTAGAACATACGCCGAACCGATAGATAGACCGCAGATCCACGTGGTGCAGTGTCGTGAGAATGGTAACCGTGCTTGTGGGTCGTGCTACCACGAATCTCCAATCACTTAACCGTGCCGGGGGGCTACACAGTGTATGAGCAACGACTCACAGCGCAACAACCTGCGGATGCCCTCGAGCGATGAAGTATTTGCTGTCGTGACACGACACGAAGGCGGCAACCACGTTCGCCTCCAGTGTCAGGACGGCGAAACGCGAATGGGGCGAATCCCCGGGCGGATGAAGTACCGGACCTGGATCAACGAGGGCGATGTCGTCATCGCGGAACCGTGGGACTGGCAGGACGAGAAAGCGAACGTCGAGTGGCGGTACGACGAACAGGACGCCCAGCAACTCCGGCAGGAAGGCCACATCGAGTGACGCTAGCTATCTGACTGCAACTCTTCGACCAGTTGTTTGATCGCGGCGTGGTGTTTGCGAAGCAACTCGTTCTGTTTGTTGACCGCGGTCGTCAACTCCTCGAGTTGTTCGTCGATGCGCTCCAGATCATCCCCGGTCGCATCTGCTGTCGACTGGCTCGGCTGGTTGGTCGCCTCGACCCCGTCCGGCTGGTTGGTCGCCTCGACCCCGTCCGCCGTGCTACCTCTGGTCGTTTCTGGGTCCGGCGAGCGTTCCTCCGACGGTGAATCGTCCGTCGAGTCCGCTTCGGCGTCGGCGATCGAAGCCGTCTCCGTGTCGGACGGGGGAGCTACATCGGTCGCGTCGCTATCACCGACCGCTTCGGGCGTCAGATCTTGGTCCGGGTCGATACTCTCGGTCTCGGCGTCCGACTCGGGCTGGCCACCGAGTGGGCGGATCTCGTCGTCCAGGAACGTCTCATCCGACTGGCTGGTACCTGCATCGCCCGTTTTATCCGAATCGTCCGCGTTCGATCGGAACTGTGCCTGTAGCTCGGACAACGAGGTGACGTCGAAGAAGTCAGTCAGCGCGCGTTCGAGAGCGCGTTCGACGAGTCGGGCGTCGTCGTTCGGCGTCTTGATCCGTTCAGGGTGGCCATCGATGTGCAGGACGACTTCGGTCGCGACGCGAGCCTGTTCGAAGTCGATGCCAGTGAGATCCTCGTAGGCGAACGCCTCGTACTCCCCGTCCCAGACGGTGTTGCCGACGTACTTGACGATGCGTCGGTCGGCGACCACGAGCGTGAGTTCGCTGAACCGAAACGCTTCGACGACGCTTTCGTCTGGATCGAGGATGCGTTCGGCGCTGAGAATGCCTTCGAGCACGAGGGCAAGTGCGTCACGCGTCGCACCGGCCGGGACTGTCAGCGATCGCTCATCCTCGACGTACTCGAAGTGGAACTTCGTCTTCCGGCGTCCTTCCGACAGCGCAAGCTGTTCGACCTCGTGGGGATATTCGGCGACGCGCTCGTCGCTGAGCAGACCGTCAGCACGATACAGTAACGTCCGGGTCGGCGTCAGACAGAGCAGGTCGTCGTCACCCAGCGCGAGCCCGGCCAGCACGTCCTCCTCGCCAAGGTGTTCCCTGATCAGTTCCGGCAGTTCCATACCGCGTGTGTGACCTTCCCGAGCCATAAATCCGCGGGGTGTGGCAACTGGCCCCGCAGCCCTCGTGCGAAACAGATGAGAAGCTTAAAGAGTACCACCCCGCTATCACCTGGTGCGCCCGGGTGGCTTAGCTGGACATAGCGCCGCACTCATAGGGTTTCACTCTGAACGCGGCACCCATCCCGGCATGCCCGTCGAGGCGCTGTCGAGCCTCGGACCTGGGTCATGCGGAGATCGAGGGTTCGGAGCCCTCCCCGGGCATTCTACTAAACATTGTCATGCCCAACAGCCACGGGTGTGGTCACGTGGGTGTCTTTAGCCGGCCCCGTCATACGGGAAGCACCGCGTTCACTGCCCGTCCGAGATAGAACGCGAGCAACGCGGCCGCGCCGCCGAGTGCGAGCAGACCGTAATTCCCGAGCGTGTTGTCGGCTCGACACACGTCGTAGGTGATGTGCGGGCCGTCGTCGCCGAGCGGCTTGATACCCATCGGTGTCAGAGCGTCCGCCCCGATATGTGCCAGGATCGCCACTGCGCCGGTCGTCCCGCCGAACACTGCCGCCCCGACGACGACCAGCGGGTTCACGCCCGGGCTCGATACTGACGCCCCAATCCCTGCACCGAGCAGGGCCGTTCCGATCGCGACTACAGCTGCGAAATGAACCGTGTGCATTATGCCACGGTGGGCAATCCCCGGAATTCGTTGGTCCCAGTCGGGCACCATCGCCAGCGCTACTGCGAGCAGCGCACCGCCGACGGCGGCGGCCGGGAACCCGAGTGCGATCACGACGAATCCCAGCGGTGCGTAGGCCAGCAGCGACGCCCCATAATGGCCTTCCCTGTGCATAGCTACAGCGTCCGAATCCGGTTATCGCCCGTGAGGGCGGTACTCGTCGAGGTGCGACTGTGGTGGTCCCCTCGCCTCGTGACCTGCAGGCGTTCCCGCGTTGAGGCCTCTGATCGGGCTCCGGTTCGAACGACGAGAGCCGTCGAAATCGCACTCGGTTCCCTGGGGCATACGCTCGTTGTTTGTAGCCCGTCCGAAGAATGCTTTGGGTAACTGGGGATCCCGTCGATTTGTTTCAGCCCGTAAGCGGCACAGAGCCGCAGCTATTTCCGAGCGCGCCTCGGAGAACGGATCATGAGCGGTGACCGATTCGCGGATGGGCCGCAAACGAACTCAAGTGCGCTCAGCGCGGAGGTTATGGCAGTCCTCGCCGCGGGGGTCGGAATTGTCGGATCGTTCGTCTCCGCGGCCCTGTTCGCACCGATCGCGATCGCTTTGGGATATCTGGCGATCCGAAAGCCGACATCGAGCCGCTGGCCCGCGTGGGTCGGCTGGATCACAGCCGCTGTCAGTACACTCAATCTCGTCGCCTGGCTGTTTATATTCGTGTCCAGCTCCACCTAATGACCGCAGAAGAACCGTATATATGTGCTATGGGACCGATCGACCATAACACGAGGACGAACAGACACCGATGACTGGCGAAGACACGACCGTCAAAGCCGAGGAATCGAGTGCCATTGAGACGCTCAGGCGGTTTTTCGCCCTCCGCCGAGACGTGCTGGTGCTATCGCTGGCGATGTTCGCGTTCAGTCTGGCCTTCCAGATGACCAATCGGTTCCTCCCGGACTACATCGTCGCACTGGGAGGGTCGGAGTTTCTCGTCGGCGTCTTCGGAACGGTCGGCAATATCATCGCGGCCGTCTACCCGTATCCCGGCGGCGCACTGTCCGACCGGATCGGCTCACGGTACGCGCTGACGCTGTTCGGCGCACTCTCGACGGCCGGCTTTCTGCTGTGGTTGCTCGCGCCCGGTCTCGGAACGATCGGTATCGCCGGCGTGACGATCCAGCCGTGGGTGTGGATCTTCGTCGGACTGCTGCTCGCACAGGCCTGGAAATCCTTCGGGCTCGGGGCGACGTTCGCCGTCGTCAAGCAGGCGACCGACCCCTCGCGGCTGGCCGCCGGGTTCGCCTCGACGGAAATCTTCCGGCGGTCGGCCTTCTTCCTCGGCCCGGTCCTCGCCGGGTTGCTGATCAGTCTCCACCCGGATTTCACGGTGAGCTTCCGATACGTACTCGCGGTCGGGGTCGTTGCAGGGATCCTCG comes from the Halapricum desulfuricans genome and includes:
- a CDS encoding hydrolase, encoding MQWRGAEVESDGTYPEPESWTPVDVPGRPARFAGADTVAYRTVIEDPLSGPMAHAVLELRGCYGEATVWCDGQRVTTHDAPFVPLRIPLDERLDADGETDVRVVCRRPADGFGGIYGTDAIPAAESVPGIWWDATLRRYPGTYIDRVDVTPRLEDDRGLIDVRATIVADQPIDDRLTVSVRPADRSRGRGMMERTPIEADAGERVTVEHTVEMRDPSLWWPADLGAQNRYDVVAKIEGMETTVTTGFADVRYVDETLTVNGTETTLRGVNLLDATTDDVTRAAEANANLVRTHAHVPSRAVLEACEREGVLLWADLPLTGDVTPAVERGQTLASALIEHYGHAASLAAVGVHDDPVDPFETPLGSGLLDRLRFRWRAWRASYDDANAREIAEALPSSVLAFPVVGPPGIETDAATLYPGWRYGRADDVGRFLNSDVVAEFGAGALAIDDPTELAGFDRRIHDSHVDGGAEASQRYQAHTLKRVAEGLRNEGTSILAVYALRDTSDAGMGVLGAEGDPKQAFDALETAFEPVQATLADPSAAESDVLVHNDLDTRCTGTLVWESSASSGETDVVVDTNATASVATIELPTDGDVTLALSTGDRTIENRYPHGGRDLYKYRGEYPDPPWSGMRPTTRDTNH
- a CDS encoding CDC48 family AAA ATPase, with product MNEVQLEVAKAYPNDSGRGIARLDPDTLLHLKLSPGDIIEIEGGDVTAAKVWRADRQDWNTDTVRIDGFTRQNADVGIGERVTIRKAEAEKAEKLVLAPPEEASVQFGSDAAGMVKRQILKRPVVERDIVPVMSSTNHPFMRSPGQAIPLIAVETEPDGVALITEDTDVELREEPISGFEKTGGGITYEDIGGLQNEIQRVREMVELPMKHPQIFKKLGIEPPQGVLLHGPPGTGKTLLAKAVANETSASFFSIAGPEIISKYYGESEQQLREIFEDATEESPSIIFIDELDSIAPKREDVTGEVERRVVAQLLTMMDGLESRGQVIVIAATNRVDSVDPALRRPGRFDREIEIGVPDEVGREEILQIHTRGMPLSDDVELPRLAAETHGFVGADIESLTKEAAMKALRRYLPEIDLDEEDIPPSLIDRMIIKREDFRGALNEVSPSAMREVLVELPKISWDDVGGLEDAKGQVKESIEWPMNQSEKFERMGIEPPAGVLLYGPPGTGKTLMAKAVANETDANFISVRGPQLLSKWVGESEKAIRQTFRKARQVAPTVIFFDELDSLAPGRGGDVGSNVSERVVNQLLTEMDGLEDMEDVMVIGATNRPDMIDPALIRSGRFDRLIDIGEPDTDGREQILKIHTDDTPLAPDVSLREIAEITEGYVGSDLESIAREAAIEALRDDDDAEEVEMQHFRSALESVRPTVNDDIREYFEQMEDEFRGGGREMDRQRGSGRIGFQ
- the fba gene encoding class II fructose-bisphosphate aldolase, whose protein sequence is MPFYGGNELSQVYDEALEDDFGLVASNVAEPDVAMGLMDGAASVDSDLLIQMSAGACRFAGNGDAEAGLRAMGNYIETMAEQYDIGVFLNMDHQTDMDFIEMQIESDIPSSIMIDASHEDFEENIRQSKQVVDMIEEKDADILVEAELGQIKGVEDEIVAEEAFYTDPEDAVEFVERTGADLLAISVGTQHGVAKGKDLELRPDLASEISETLADHGLEIPLVLHGTSGLQPAQVEDMMGRGICKMNKDTRYQYEYTRTLFDHYLDHKDEIVPPEGVEDQRDSFYNDTEWSPNKDHFDPRVGGRLVRERIEEVHADLAELSGSAGNSMFPE
- a CDS encoding GNAT family N-acetyltransferase, producing the protein MPVVRRVPESDFDRYRRLIEYAFNPEDGPGLDDQLPDRIADRYGLYENDRLLATGALYELNVRLRGTRTTIGGIAAVSSPPEHRRSGNVKRLLAGLLSESRDRGFGLAALWPFEHAFYRQFGWAIADRYTTYELPPEQLAAAGTTARGTYERVGPDDWERLERAQRAHGEGTTLSMERSEQWWRDRTFGDDPPWAYAWRDGSDLRGYVTYAFESAGGNDVLRAEDFSAADRDARDHLLGLLGTHDSQVARVELTLAEEAALLDRVTDPDAVSCSIHAGPMIRVTDPALALESCPYPDGITARVVFEVTDPMGDDRLPDSDDVHSRIELSVEGGAGTCEPTQADPDATVDAGTLAQLLVGYRPVADVRGRGLDCEGETAATLEALWPKEDVQLREFF